TGCGCTGCTGCGGCTGCGCGGCCGGAGCGGGCGCCGCGGCCCGGGCCGGCGGCTGCGCGGGCGTGGAAGCCACCTGCGCCACGGTCCCGGCCGGAGCGGCGGCCTGTTGCTGCGCCGCCGCGTCACGGCGGGGCCGGGGCTCCGGGTGCGCACCCGCGCCCAGCATCACCCAGCGGCGCTCCACGCCGGGGCGGTGGAGCATCTTGTTGAGCAGGAACTGGAGCGAATCCAGCACCTGGCTGCGCTTGCCCGGCTCCACGCCCGGAGGCGCGCCGGACTCGAAGTGGAGCGCCACGGACAGGCTGCCGTCGGCGGCGTCCTGCAGGTCCAGCCGCGCCGGGAACCCCATCAGCCCGAGGATGTCCGTGAGCAGCTTCTCCACCCGGGGGCGGAAGTCCCCGCCGCCCGCCACCACCTGTGCCCCGCTCACTTGCGTTTGCCTCCCCCGGCGGTGACCACCGCCGGCGTCCCGCCGCCCGTCTGGTTCTTGTTGCGGTCCAGCCACTTGCGCAGGCCCCACTGCTGGCCAATGGAGAGCACGTTGTTCGTGAAGATGTAGAGCGACAGGCCCGCCGGGTACTGGAGCAGCGTGAAGGTGAAGATGATGGGCATCACCCAGGTCATCATCCGCGCCTGCGCCGCGTCCATCATCTGCGGCTGCATCTTCTGCGTGATGATCATCGACACGCCCAGCGCCAGCGGCAGGATGTACGTGGGGTCCTTGTAGGTGAGGTCGCGCCAGATGGGGCCGAAGAAGGGCTCGCCGTAGATTTCGAAGCTGTTGCGCAGCGACGTGAACAGGGCGATCCACACCGGCATCTGGATGAGCAGCGGCAGACAGCCGCCCAGGGGGTTCACCTTCGCCTCCTGGTACAGCTTCATGATCTCCAGGTTCTGGCGCTCCTTGTCGTCCGCGAACTTCTTGCGGATCTCCTCCATCTTCGGCTGCAGCACCTTCACCGCCTCCATGCTGACCATGGAGCGGTAGGTGAGCGGCAGCAGCGCCAGCTTCACCACCACGGTGAGCAGGATGATGGCGACGCCCCAGTTCCCCACGATGCCGTGGAAGAACTTCATGATGGCGAGCAAGAGCTTGCACACCACCGCCCAGATGCCGAAGTCGACCGTGTCCTCCAGCATGGGGTGGAAGGCCGTGGTGGACAGGCCGGCCACGGCGCGCAGCTCCGTGCCGGGCACGATGCGCAGCAGGTCGGGGTCCTTGGGGCCCGCGTAGCCGCCGAAGCGGAACGTGGCCACCTGACCGGCGCCCACGTTGAGCGGGAAGCCCGCGGACACCTCGCGCGCGGTGGGCGTGGCGGTCAGCGTGCAGTGGCCGTTGAGGGCGCCATCCAGCGGGTAGAGCGCGGACAGGAAGTACTGCTGGTTGATGCCGAAGAAGGAGATGGGCCCCTTCGTCTCCTCGGGCGGCTTGTCGCCCGGGGACAGGTTGTGGAGCTTGTCCTCCACCCAGCACGAGGAGCGGCTCAGGTTGCCCACGCCGCCGAAGAAGGACGGCGCGTGCTCGAACTCCGGATCGATGGCGCGGCCATAGTGCACCTTGAGCTCGCCCGACTGCGCCTGGGCGGAGGTGTTGCGCACCTGGATGGTGTAGGTGAACTCGAAGCCCTCGCGCGGCCACAGCACCGTCTTCGTCACCTCCCACGGACCCTGGCGGCCGGTGAACACCACGCTGCCGCCGTTGTCGGTGGGGCCCTCCTGCACGGCGTAGCGGGTGTTCCCCGCCAGCGGAGCAGCGCCTTCAATCGTCACCGCGAGCGGCAGGGGCTGGCCGGGCACCGGGTGCGCCACGTTCATCTGCGGCGGCGGGGGGATGTCCTTGCCGAAGAGCTTCTCGAAGCCCTCCTTGACGGTGAGCGACTGCTGCTCGCGCATCTTCGTGCCCTGGAGCACGGCGGAGGTGAGGCCGGCGCCCTCCGAGGAGAAGGTG
This DNA window, taken from Corallococcus coralloides DSM 2259, encodes the following:
- the yidC gene encoding membrane protein insertase YidC, which codes for MTNDPLSPQSNDSQKRLLLALALSFAATAAYTFFFAPQGPPPGSEGTDAGVEVAATNDAGTPGMAAVPPPGATGEDAGTHAEAPPPPARTVEFARPEVKYTFSSEGAGLTSAVLQGTKMREQQSLTVKEGFEKLFGKDIPPPPQMNVAHPVPGQPLPLAVTIEGAAPLAGNTRYAVQEGPTDNGGSVVFTGRQGPWEVTKTVLWPREGFEFTYTIQVRNTSAQAQSGELKVHYGRAIDPEFEHAPSFFGGVGNLSRSSCWVEDKLHNLSPGDKPPEETKGPISFFGINQQYFLSALYPLDGALNGHCTLTATPTAREVSAGFPLNVGAGQVATFRFGGYAGPKDPDLLRIVPGTELRAVAGLSTTAFHPMLEDTVDFGIWAVVCKLLLAIMKFFHGIVGNWGVAIILLTVVVKLALLPLTYRSMVSMEAVKVLQPKMEEIRKKFADDKERQNLEIMKLYQEAKVNPLGGCLPLLIQMPVWIALFTSLRNSFEIYGEPFFGPIWRDLTYKDPTYILPLALGVSMIITQKMQPQMMDAAQARMMTWVMPIIFTFTLLQYPAGLSLYIFTNNVLSIGQQWGLRKWLDRNKNQTGGGTPAVVTAGGGKRK